The following proteins are encoded in a genomic region of Hypanus sabinus isolate sHypSab1 chromosome 19, sHypSab1.hap1, whole genome shotgun sequence:
- the klf15 gene encoding Krueppel-like factor 15 isoform X2: protein MVDHLFPAGEIFLPVSRMAMERGGYQLLPSPLSEDESDSSSSHSCSSPEPMPSGSCYGREDSIIDYLLSQASLGAPAGRREDQASDKEGCPGGPTNLFRPTLEEIEEFLEENMDQGFKDEGRGRVREPLDANEGARRLEDEMKTVTEEPKLGEAGDTKEALAAAKGLPIIVHLQPVGLKQEAADRSWGQVKMAQLLVNIQGQTFTLVPQLTPPTALGGPRQFVRIAPVPIAAKPQAGGAEGTQNEAGILLGSRVPRCSSADLLKMHKCSFPGCSKMYTKSSHLKAHLRRHTGEKPFACTWPECGWSQ, encoded by the exons ATGGTGGATCACCTGTTCCCGGCCGGAGAGATCTTCCTACCAGTGAGTCGCATGGCGATGGAGAGAGGTGGCTACCAGCTGCTGCCCTCCCCCCTGTCTGAGGATGAGAGTGACTCCTCCAGCTCTCACTCCTGCTCCAGCCCTGAGCCCATGCCCTCGGGATCCTGCTATGGGAGAGAAGACAGCATTATCGATTACCTCCTCTCCCAGGCCTCCCTTGGGGCTCCTGCCGGAAGGAGAGAGGACCAGGCATCTGACAAGGAGGGCTGCCCTGGAGGGCCGACAAACTTGTTCCGGCCCACCCTGGAGGAGATTGAGGAATTCTTGGAGGAGAACATGGACCAAGGCTTCAAGGATGAGGGCAGAGGCAGGGTGAGGGAGCCCCTGGATGCGAATGAGGGAGCCAGGAGACTGGAGGATGAGATGAAGACTGTGACAGAGGAGCCAAAGCTTGGGGAGGCAGGTGACACAAAGGAGGCTTTGGCAGCAGCCAAGGGGCTCCCGATCATTGTCCATCTGCAGCCAGTGGGGCTGAAACAGGAGGCAGCGGACCGGTCCTGGGGACAGGTGAAGATGGCTCAGCTCCTGGTCAATATTCAGGGCCAGACCTTCACACTGGTGCCACAGCTCACTCCCCCCACTGCCCTGGGCGGTCCCCGGCAGTTTGTCCGCATCGCGCCCGTGCCCATCGCAGCCAAGCCGCAGGCTGGGGGTGCTGAGGGCACCCAGAATGAGGCAGGTATCCTCCTGGGCTCGAGGGTGCCACGGTGCAGCTCTGCCGATCTTCTCAAGATGCACAAGTGCTCGTTCCCGGGCTGCTCCAAGATGTACACCAAGAGCAGCCATCTGAAGGCCCACCTGAGGCGGCACACCGGCGAGAAGCCCTTTGCCTGTACTTGGCCCGAGTGTGGATGGAG ccaataa